The DNA sequence GTCTGCAGCCGCTGCACCGGCTCCAGCCAGAGCTTGTGCTGCTTGGCCTCGGCGAGCACGCCGCGCGCCGCTTGGGGTGTTTCCCAGAAATCCGCCGCCGCCATGCGGCGCTCGAGCTCGGCAAGCGCCGCGGTGCGATGGGGCAGATCAAAGGAACTCCTTGAGGTGATCGAGTCGCTGCCGCAGCTCGCCGGGACTCAGAGTCTTTTCCATCCCCGTCCTCCACGTTGCCGGCGGCGCCGTTCGAGCTGCCGCCAGAGCTCCTCCACCTGGGTCACGAGATCCGCCCGCGAACCGCGGTTGTCGAGGCGGAGGTCGGCCCGGCGCGTCCAGACGCCGAGACGCCGCTGGCTGTGCAAGCGCGCCTCGACCTCCGCTGCACTCAAGCCCCGTTGCAGCAGCCGCTGCCGACGCACTGCCCGCGGCGCGGTGACCGCGACCACGGCGTCCACGGGCAGGCCCAGATCCAGCTCCAAGAAGAGTGCCGCGTCGATGAGGACGTAAGGCACGCCGCGCCGTTCGAGGCTCTGCAGGCGCCGGCGCAGCAGCCTGCCGATCTCGGGATGGACCAGAGCGTTGAGGGCCCGCAGGGCGGAAGGGTCGCGGAAGACGCGCCGCCCCAGACGCCGGCGATCCACCTCGCCGCCGGGGCCCAACATAGCAGTGCCGAAGCGCGCCGACAATTGTTGGCGCAGCCGCGGCAGGCGCAGCGCGCGGTGCCCCAGGCGGTCCACGTCCACGACGCGGCCGCCGTGCCGCGCCAGCAAGCGGCAGACGGTGGACTTCCCCGCCCCAATGCCCCCGACCACGGCGTAGCGCCGCATCAGTGCGCCTCGGCCCAGTTGCGGCCGCTGCCGATCTCTACCACCAGAGGCACGGAAAGAGGCAAGGCATGCTCCATCTCGTGGCGCGCCAGCGCGGCCACCGACTCCACTTCCGCTTCCGGCACTTCGAAGAGGAGCTCGTCGTGCACTTGCAGGATCATGCGGGCGCGCCCGCCGCCGGCTTGCAGGCGCCGGTGCACCCGCACCATGGCGGTCTTGATCAGATCGGCGGCGCTGCCCTGGATGGGAGCGTTGACCGCCACGCGCTCGGCGAAAGCCCGTTGCCCCGGGTGCGCGCTCTGCAAGTCCGGGAGCGACAGCTTGCGCCCGAGGAGCGTGGTCACATGGCCCTGCGCGCGGGCGCGCTGCACCATTTCCTGGGTGTAGGCGCGGACGCCGGGATAGCCGGCGAAGTACTCGTCGATGAAGCGCCGGGCTTCCTCGACCTCGATGCCGAGCTGCTGCGACAAACCACGCGCCCCCATGCCGTAGAGGACCCCGAAGTTGACCGTCTTCGCCGCGGCGCGCTGCGCTGGCGTCACCGCTTCCGGCGCGCAGCCGGCGATGCGCGCCGCGGTCAAGGTGTGCACGTCGCCGCCGCTGCGGAAGGCTTGCAGCAAAGCGCGGTCCTGGGAGAGATGGGCCATGATGCGCAGCTCCACCTGGGAATAGTCCGCCGACAGCAGCCTGCCGTCCGGCGCTTCAGGGACGAAAGCGGCGCGAATGCGCCGCCCCCACTCGCTGCGGGTAGGGATGTTCTGCAGGTTGGGATCCGACGACGACAGCCGCCCGGTGGAAGCCACGGTCTGGTTGAAGCGGGTATGGATGCGTCCGGTGCGGGGATGCACCAGACGCGGCAACGCTTCGGTGTAGGTGGAGTGCAGCTTCGTCAGTTGGCGGAACTCGAGCACTTGGCGCGGCAGCTCGTGCTCCTCTGCCAAGCGTTCGAGGACGTCCCCGTCGGTGCTCCAGCCGGTACGGGTCCGCCGTCCGTGCGGCAGCTTCAGGTCGTCGAAGAGAACTTCCCCCAGCTGGCGGGGCGAGTGCAGGTTGAAGCGCCGCCCGGCAGCGCGGTAGATCGCTTCCGCCAGCGCCTCGCTCTTCGCTTCCAGCTCCCGCGACAGTTCCCGCAGGCGCTTCTCGTCCACCTTCACCCCGCAGCGTTCCATGTCGAGGAGCACTGCGGCGAGGGGCATCTCGACGGTCTCGAACAAGGGCAGCAGGTGCTCGGCGGTGAGACGTTCGCTGAGTGGTTCGACCAGGCGCCGCAAGGCCACGGCGCGGCGGCCGAGACGCTGCAGCAGTTCGAGGCGGGCCGACGCCGACCCGGCGGTGCTCTCCAGGTGGGTGTCCAGGTGTTGGGCCGCCAAGGTTTCGAGAGCAGGCGCCGCCCGCGACGGCTCGAGCACATAGGCCGCCACCATGGTGTCGAACCACGGGGGCGCGAGGGCAAGCGCCGCCGGCTCGAGCTGCACGGCGACAGACTTGAGATCGTGCCCGACCTTGCAGAGGTCCGAGCGGGCGAGTACAGGCCCGAGCACCGGACGCAAAGCCTCCCAGGACCAGCCCGCTTCCGGCCCGGGCAGCAATCCCAGACCGCCGAGCGGCAGCTGGCCGCTGCTGTCGGCGAGGCGGAGGACAAAGGCGGTGTCCGGCGCCGGCGCCAGGCCGAGGGCGCGCAGGCGTCCGCTGCCTGCTTCCAGCTCGGGCAGCAACGCCAGGCTCGGCGCGGCGGCAAGAGCCTGCGCCATGGCGGCGAGGCCGGCGGCGTCGTCGACGGCGTGGAGCTCTGGTGGCGCGGTGCTGCCGCGCGGCGCCGCCGGCAGCTGGCGCAGCAACTGGAAGAACTCCAGCTCCCGGAGCAGCGCCCTGAGCCGCGGCCAGTCCGGTTCTTCCCACACCAGCGTGGCGGGGTCGAGCTCGAGGGGCACGTCGGTGACCAAGCGCAGCAGTTCCCGGGACTGCACCGCACTCTGCCGGCCTGCCTCCAGCTTGCGGCGCAAGGCGGCGCTCGGCACTTGCTCCAAGTGGGCGTAGAGCGCATCCAGCGAGCCGTGGGCGGCGATGAGCTGGCGCGCCGTCTTCTCCCCCACGCCGGGAACGCCGGGCACGTTGTCCACCGTATCGCCGCACAGCGCCAGGTAATCCACCACCTGTTCCGGCTGCAGCCCGAGGGCCGCATGCAACTCTTCCGGACCGAACTCCTCCAAGTCGCCGGGCGTCCGC is a window from the Candidatus Krumholzibacteriia bacterium genome containing:
- the coaE gene encoding dephospho-CoA kinase (Dephospho-CoA kinase (CoaE) performs the final step in coenzyme A biosynthesis.) — protein: MRRYAVVGGIGAGKSTVCRLLARHGGRVVDVDRLGHRALRLPRLRQQLSARFGTAMLGPGGEVDRRRLGRRVFRDPSALRALNALVHPEIGRLLRRRLQSLERRGVPYVLIDAALFLELDLGLPVDAVVAVTAPRAVRRQRLLQRGLSAAEVEARLHSQRRLGVWTRRADLRLDNRGSRADLVTQVEELWRQLERRRRQRGGRGWKRL
- the polA gene encoding DNA polymerase I, producing MKVLLLDGTGLAYRSYYAFVRHPLRTSRGEETSLTFAFVNTLLKLLERKTPERACIVFDAPGPTFRHLLDTEYKAGRPAMPDSMRAQLPRLHEMLDAFRLPRLQIPGVEADDVLGTLARRFETQGAQVVLVTSDKDFQQLLSDSIHLLRWRRTPGDLEEFGPEELHAALGLQPEQVVDYLALCGDTVDNVPGVPGVGEKTARQLIAAHGSLDALYAHLEQVPSAALRRKLEAGRQSAVQSRELLRLVTDVPLELDPATLVWEEPDWPRLRALLRELEFFQLLRQLPAAPRGSTAPPELHAVDDAAGLAAMAQALAAAPSLALLPELEAGSGRLRALGLAPAPDTAFVLRLADSSGQLPLGGLGLLPGPEAGWSWEALRPVLGPVLARSDLCKVGHDLKSVAVQLEPAALALAPPWFDTMVAAYVLEPSRAAPALETLAAQHLDTHLESTAGSASARLELLQRLGRRAVALRRLVEPLSERLTAEHLLPLFETVEMPLAAVLLDMERCGVKVDEKRLRELSRELEAKSEALAEAIYRAAGRRFNLHSPRQLGEVLFDDLKLPHGRRTRTGWSTDGDVLERLAEEHELPRQVLEFRQLTKLHSTYTEALPRLVHPRTGRIHTRFNQTVASTGRLSSSDPNLQNIPTRSEWGRRIRAAFVPEAPDGRLLSADYSQVELRIMAHLSQDRALLQAFRSGGDVHTLTAARIAGCAPEAVTPAQRAAAKTVNFGVLYGMGARGLSQQLGIEVEEARRFIDEYFAGYPGVRAYTQEMVQRARAQGHVTTLLGRKLSLPDLQSAHPGQRAFAERVAVNAPIQGSAADLIKTAMVRVHRRLQAGGGRARMILQVHDELLFEVPEAEVESVAALARHEMEHALPLSVPLVVEIGSGRNWAEAH